The following nucleotide sequence is from Citrus sinensis cultivar Valencia sweet orange chromosome 6, DVS_A1.0, whole genome shotgun sequence.
AGCCAGGTGGTTCCAGAAAGCTAGGAGCTTGTTAgctattctttttaattgaactaatttaatttaaatattagcCCGATTATTGATTTCTATGGTTTGCaattgatttgagtttgacATTCTTGTTTTGTGTTAGTTTGAGTTTGACATCCAAGTTTAAGACTTTGAAGGCTTCCAAGAAATGATTTTGGATGATGAGCATATGAGtaatagtttgaaaattaatttactgtaTCAAATATATACTTAGTGTagcatattaattttaagaactaTGGATTATTCCATGAATATTCTAGTAAATGGTTATGTTATATATGCATgtcttaatatataataattatattttgaagtttgtttttttttttcctttctagGTTTAGGAAAAATGTTTAAAGTGATTTTGGGTTATGATGTCAATCAAGTTAAAGCAACATTACTTGTGAGTGgaaatatataatgattatatttttattctacttttttttttatcttcttaaagttttataattaggTAAAATTAACGAATACTTAATTACAATTTAGGGTGATATTCGTTAAATGATTCACATGAATAGATTTAAGTAGTATAATAAATCTCATACTCACTTTATAAAGGCTTAACTaagtttgaaatattatttcttttagtagtaataattttgaattgaactctcaaattattgaaatattttatgtccAAACTTTATTATGCCTAATATAAATATGGAGATTCTTAGTTATTTTATGCCCAGTTTAAGGAAACTGAAGTTTGAGGACTTATTTTTTGCCTTGTTAAATAAGCTTTTAGAATGAATAAATTGAGGAAATGAGtggtgatttatttataatagaacATTTGTGATAGCTTTTAACTATGCACAAAAATCATTTGGTATATGTAGATAGAGTAACATGCTTGTGCTGAAAGTAGATATTACATTGAAAACTTCTTGTCTGCTATAgtttgctatatatataacctttaccaaaagagaataattgagtttatttataaatagcgtatgagtatttttttctttcgaacaaaataattttatttctgttaaTTGTTGTTTCTCTAATTACTGGATATTggcagctaattttttttttcttttccatatATTCATATgcagatttgatcaatgtgTTTGAAGTGTTTATTCCTCAACTTCACTTATATCATAACCCATATAGTCTATTGAATGGAGAAGCTGCTGGTGTGATAACACAATTATACTACTCATATTCAAAGAGTGAAAGGCAGTCATCCTTCTCAATTTAGCTTctacatttattaaatttagctACAAGTAGTAGCCATTTGATTGGATGgtagaaatttttatgtattgaatTTGGAATATTTAGTTATGAGAGTAGGATAtctcatatttttgttattgaagttttggaatttgtaatatatactaataatatttaaatgtgaaatgaaagattttgtgatataaatcaatttctttttgttattttgtggtgccttttaattttaccaataaatcaataggcaatgatccaattcaattttttattttttaaaataaattaactagtgATACCATGGTAACAGTAATCAtagacactaataaaatattaataactacTAACACTATGGTGTCATAATATCGGTGATActgtagtaatagtaataacggacaccacttacaagtgtcactatttttctgactcccagatcactgacacaattaataagtgtcagtgaaaataatttctgacactattctaaagtcagtaaagactatttttctagtagtgcgCGACTTCGTGATCAGTGGGCTACATACGTTGCCAAGTTAATTACAGCCTACAATCGCAAGGTAACATACAagtaatttatgattatttttcctttaaaatatacaagacttattttttgtggtgtgctaattgattttatatacttgtaggtggaaaaaaaatgaaggcatACGTGGACTCCAAAATTAATGACattgttatcttttttttcttgttggttaacattttcataaattaatttagtactttATCGTGTATATATACTACTTGTTTAAAGCTTAATTTGGTacttgaagtttttttttacccccaaaacaaTGATGTATTtgaactattttaatttaactgaTGTATTTGAAATGTATATTATGTGAATTGCATTACAAGATTTGgtatgtttaatatattttgggtttattttaattgtaaaataaacaggaaaatgtgattaaaaaaaataaaacactacCGGTATAGCACCGTTAATACTGAcactaattatttaaatgatgttaagaattttttatgttactgAGTCAGTGGATTCCTAATACTATAGTCACATAAATCAGTGACAAGTaaatagtatcattaaatgctAACACGATTGAGTCACTATCTTTGTGACTCTTTAGTGACACAAAATACTGACATAGAAATAGTATCAACTGATACTAACACCATCGTATCACTATTGTGGTGATACTATAGTGACACAAGATACTGACGTAAAAATCACTgacacaaaaaattagtatcaGTGTGTTCAGGTTTGAGTATTACTGatacaattaacaagtgttgTCAGCAAAAGTAATTACTGACACTAAAGTAGTGTCAGTAaagcccatttttctagtagtgacaattaatcaattaaatctttttttacacactaacacatatatatataacttaagTATCTTTAACCACTAAAGTGgtttattaaactaatttacactcgtaatataaaattgtaaactaCCCCAAGAAACATAATCTCTTGTATCTCATAGTTTGagcatttaattttgtttaatctctaaattttttgtttatgaattttttaaaatataaaaattctcAAGTGTTAGtgtcatcaatttttttaatatacacACGCTATTAAGTCCCGTAATTTAATAGAGTCagtgtttaatttattataaactcatataatttattagtatGTCTACACTGACTCTATTAAACTacataatttaataacatacccatatataaaaaaaattgaagtcgTTTGCATGAAAAAATGATTCTTTtaagataatataaatttattgtaattaattactcTTTGGAGTCGGCGAGATAGGCTTACAAAAATTACAGACGGGAATATAACCAGCCCCGAAATTAACCAGGATTAACATCATTAAAAGATTGAACAGTCGGAGGTGGAGTGAGGAACCACGTTGAAATGCGGAACCTATCAGTGTCCACCTGCTTGCACCGCAGTTTGCATGCAATTTGTTCATATCTCTCATTAACACGTGTCGCCAAGGTACAGAATCCCCACGACATCACATGCATAATGCATATCCCTTATGCAGCAGCAGTTTCGTTCACCTCGAAGTTTGTGATACTGATATCGATGATGTGTATGTACATATCTATAAACCATTGAGCTGGAACCACCCGACCACTGCCCAAAACTTGCACTCTCTTGTTTTACAAACGATATAATTTGTATCATGAGATCCCCTCAAGCAAAGTACCAGTAGAGCAATAATGGTACAAGATATCAGGTATAATTTATCTGTTtagtatcattaatttttgtttctttctaaCAATGGAAGAAGTAGAAAATTAATACTTCATGTAACTTGAAGTAGTTCATAAGCTGTCTCCGGTTTTTGTCAGTGAGTCTCTTTGTCTATCTGCTGAAACAAGATAAGTGCCGTTATGTTTTGTAACTGGAATCAAACCTTTTGATTAGCTAGATCCGAACTTCGAAGTTCGAACCTGGGTGGTCAGTCGAAGATAGCTGCTTGAAAACGACTGTCGACTGTCGCGTTTAAAGTTTTGTGCTTTGATTTGTTAATTGCTCAcacttttttctaatttgtatCTGACAGCGAATGATTTAGTCATAGACTCATAGTTGAATCATGCTTTGGGTGGTCAGTCAAAGATAGCTACTTGAAAACGATGGTCGAACTTATGTTTTGtgctttaatttaataataactcACACATGTTGTTTTTGACGGCAAATGATTTAGTCATAGTTATTCTACAGTGTGTTTCATTTTCTGAGCTGCTTCTTTATAGTATGCTAATGTCACATGTAGGCTAGTTTTTGATTTTATCGGAACTAATTGAACGTTGAACTTTCATCAAAATTTGGTAGATGGAAGATACAGATCCAGCCGAGGAATGGGCTATTCAAGAGTACTCAGCTGAACAACAGTGTGGCAAATTGAGTTGGATCGTGAACAAGGGATTAAGTGTTGGAAAGAAGGTTTTGGTTACAGGTCTTGTGATATCTTCTGCACCATTGGTTCTTCCTTCACTTGTGGTTATCTCAGTTATCGGGTTTGCTTGTTCGGTCCCTTCTGGGCTCTTTTTGGCAAGCTATGCTTGCACCAATAAGCTCATGAGTAAGCTGCTGCCGGGGTCTACTCCGCCTCACTTTTTATTAGATTATGGAACAAAGTATAGAGATGAAGAATTTGAGAATTATGATATTGGAGAACAAGGATACGTGGAGCTTAAAGGACATATTGATATGTGGAAGGAGCAAGATGAAATTGATGGAGGGAAGGCTTTGGTGAGTGATGAATATGAGCAAGGAGGTTTCCATATTAATGATGCGAATGAGATTGTGGAAGAAAATGAGTATCAAGAAGGTGTTGGTGAGTGTGAAGATGAAATGGAGGAAGCAGcatttggaattgaggtgAAATTTGAATCAATTAGAGAGGAAGATGGGAATCCGGCGCCAGAAGGAACCCAGGGTCAGCTTCCTGTAGATGAGGTGCAtgctgttgttgttgaaaTTGCTGGAGATGAGACAAGTGGCATaattgttgaagaaaaagaggCGCTGGCATTTACTGTCACAAATATAGCCATAGAATTATGTCAGAATAGAGACATTGAGGAAGAGCAGGAATTAGTGAGAGAGACCAGGggattattagaaaaaatcaGGGAGGAGGGTATGACTGCTAATGGAGACAATGAGAAGCAGAGTGTAGAAAAACTGTCTGGAGTTGCAGGGGAAGGAGACAGGAAAGTTGAAGAAATTGGGTTGCcttctgaaaataaaaattattatggcACCGTCAGAATTGAACATGCTGAAGGTTTGTTAGGTAAAAGAGATGGCGATAACATTTTGGAATCAGGAAAATCTGAAGTTGAGAAAGATGGAGCAACTAATAGTGGCAGTGCTAGCAAAAACCCTAAGGTAGAGATGCATTATTTTTTGGAAGGAGGAAAAGctaatgaaaatattactAGTAATGTTCAACAAGATTATCAATTGAATAAGGAGAAGGAAGCTGTGATCTCCACAAATGCAGATGCAAGAGAAATTGCTGATGAAAGTGGATTTGACTTGTATGATGATAATAAAACTGATGCCTTGCAGCAAAAATCCTCTACAGATCGTGGATCTGTTGAtggtaaaattcaaaaaatatttgctCCTTATaccaatcaaaaaatttctttttatttttaagataaattctGAGTTCATGATGGATGTGCAGATATTGAGAAACCTTCCAAGTTATTAAGCCTTGAGAATGCTGATTACATAGAGCTTCTTGTTTCTGCAGGAGAACATGAATGCAATGGCATTGCTAAAATTTTATCTGAGAAAGACTTGGGTTTCCACGAGGTTAGAGATTAATGTATGTGTTTTCCAGATTAGTATCTGAATTAAATATCCCTCTTGTTATAAGGCAATGCTATCTTCCTATCTACGTAAAAGTTCTATCGTTGTCTGAGTTATTTCAAATCTTTGTTATCTGTGTTAACAAATCATGTTAAGTGCAGAGAGGCTCTTGATTATTTTGAGGCTGATGAACAATCAAAAACTTGATTATCTTCAATGTTTCTAGGCCTCAGCTCTGGTGTCTTTCTTTCGTCCCTTGCAATTGGAGTTGCACATTGTGTCTGGCTGTGTTTGCATGATCTAATTTCATAATCACTTTTTTTGGCTAATTTCATCATATTCTAGGACAACTGATGTATGTTCCTATGATTCCTTCGAGTTGAATATTCAGTTCTGATCCACTTTGTTCTCTTCTTTATAATTCTTAGTTCTGATCCACTTTGTTCTCTTCTTTAGAATTCTTAGTCAATTTGAAAGAGAATTATACGGTTTGATTTGCTGTTCATCTTAAAAACCAAAGGAGTCTATCCTGCAAACTTTTCAAGGTTTCACGCTAGAACTCAAGCCTTCCTTTCTTTTACATgtgcgcgcgcacacacacacacagaggaACAGAACCTATATATAAGCTTGTTATAGGTCAGTGCTAATTAAAATGGAAGATACATCAATCATTGTCGGCATCTAGATACTTTAAAGTGTAAAATTCAAATGTCTATATTTGTTGGAGAACTTTAAAGTGTAAAATACAAATGTCTATCTTTGTTGGAGAACACGACCGCCCCAAATGGTCccaaacttttctttttgtttttaaaggCATCGGATCTTTGAAACATCAAAGGAAAAGCATTCATGGAGTCATCACTTTGTCAGTAAAACTACTTTCGCAGCAAGCCTTATATTTTTACGCTCTCTCTTTTGCTTAATTcttagaaatatatatttatttctcgGTTGAATGACTAGCATGATCATGCAGTTAGTGAAATACTAGCAACATACAAACAGGGAAAGCTCAAAGCTTCAATCATGGAGTGACTGTCACAATATCTATAATTTATATGCATAAATTTGATCATGACCATCTATTTTCTTGCCAATATCGATGATCTGTTTTTCTTGCAGGTAATGTACAATGAGGGAAAGATCTGGGAACAAATTGTTGGAATGCAAAAAATAGTGGGATATAAAGCAGCAAAACAGGCAACATGTCTTGAGGAATTAAAGGCTCTTTATCTCTTTACTGGAGTTGAGCCACCAGCCTCTTTTAAGGACCCTTGTGATCTTCAGGAAGTAAACGACAAGCTTCGATTACTCATGTCTATTATTGGAGTCAAGTAGTAGCAGCAGATGTTTTTCGCTTAGATGATTTGCTTGGTTTTAATGGGATTGCTGTTATGTCATGCTTCTTTCTATGTGTACGGTGTGAACTTCAATGTTGTTTTTGCATGCATCTGGATTTTGGATTAGAGCAACGGTTGCCATAAGcattttaaagtattttctaGTGGGATTGGCAATTGGTGGGGATTTGTTGATCGTGATCCTGTCTAGATTgattaaaatatgtgttttaaattttgtttggaaCAGTAAATCGATTAAAATTGTGTTTTCAATTCTGTTCGCAGCAGTAGATCGGTACAAAAACATGTCTTGATTTCGtcaagattttgaattttcttaatgACGTGAGTTTTGTGTTATACGTTGTAGATTTTATCATAAATGGTGTGTctacatttataattaaggGAAACTTGTGATGTAACTGTGGTATCGTGCTATAATTGTATCGAGCCGTTGGATGTCAGTAGACTCCATCAATCTAAGTGCATCCAACGGTTGTATGCAATTGTGGTACAATACCACAGTTGTACTGTAAGCTGATCCTTTTAATTGATGTCATACTTTTATGTCATCATGTCATACATATACGATTGATGTGAGATTCATgggaattattaaattgatttgttttattctaATTAGTAAGTTAAAATCTATCGATTTGATTAGTGAATCAATTTATCTAGATTTACCGATTCGATTGGTGAATCAATTTATCTGAATACTGAGTTGGGATAACATTTTATATCGAATCTCAGAACGGAGCGGGAGATACTGCCAATTCTACTTTCATGCATCCAGTTTCAATTGTTGCAATTGGGTTTGTTAGATAATAGTAACGAAAGTTACCGACGGATTCTGAAGGAGAATAACTAGAAGACTGAAAGTGCCCTTTTAATCCACAAGAAGAAGTGGAAATCTCTCAACAGCACTCGTTAAATCTTTAATATTAACctgtaataaaagaaaagaaaataaggcTTTAAACAACTAATCTGATATGCGAGTTAACTCCAATTCGGCTGCACTGGGACTTTGTAATTCTTCTGCATCAGTATCAACTGTAAATACAAGTTTTACTCTGTCAGATACATTATACATACAGCATTTCTGACACGCAGCAACGGAAGAAGTGCCAACAGTGTAAGCCGCCAGGTACTCATTATTCATCTCTGAAACTGGATAATCATCTTTATCATCTAATATACTTGGGTAGTATCTGATAAGTCACGAGAAACtatcaaataacaaatatctTACTGATTAAAACAATCACACAGAGGATGGGATAACATTAGCCAACTGGTTAGATCCACTAGTGATATCAGAAATATACCCAACCAGGCTAATTCTATCCCAAGCAGAGACATAAACATGTTATCCATCTTCATAGCTACAAATAATCCTTTATTTCTGTCCCATATAAGAGGGTATGTTGAATAATCACCAAAACTAGAAATAAAATCTGACAAATATTATCTGAATGATCataacaaagaagaaaacagCTACTATTATCTGCTAAACACCAGGAGTGGAGTGGCTAGCTCCAGCCGCTTTCCATATTTTAACCCATTCCACCATTGCTTCGGCAGCACGAGCAAACAAAGGATCCGTTCCTCCAAGCCGATCCTTCACTGATTTCGCCATCTCAAGCAAACAATCCTCAGCAGTAGTCGCTGTCCGCGGCAACCTTACTGACTGAAAGAAAGGTATTATTTCCTCCATCTTTTTCACCCCTTCCCATTCCTTTTTCAAGCTCTCTATCGGATTACCCTTGTCGCTCCTAAACACATAAGGTAGCCCGGTTTTCACACCAATACTCAAGTGATCGCATATAACCTTGACACACATCCCACACCAGATATCTTCAATTGTTTCCCACCTCAGCTTTCCCTCCCCAGTTAACTTCAGACCTGGGAACAAAGCTGGCCCCACCAACGCACGATTAAAAGCAATGTTAATTCCGCTGATGGGCATCAAAGTCCCAGCTGGAACAGTCATAACAGCATCAACATAATGCGAATTTCTGTGTTCCGGCTTGAGAGCTTGCGTAGGTGCATCATAATCTGCCAAGTTGAGCCAGAGGCCACAGGACAAAGCACAGTCAACTCCACTTCGCAGGCTAAATGGATATCCACGAACAAAATCTGCTCCCTCCCGAAAAGGGTCATAGAGTGTATTAAAGAAGAAAGGAGTAGCTGGTGTTGTAAGATTGGCAAGATGCTGGCTCACGGCATTGGTTAAATTGCCATCATTGTCCTTTGCTGGAAGGCAATCATCATCAACAGAGATAATATATTTCTTTCTAGATACCAGATAGCCAAAGTACCTGCATGAATAACCAGAGAAGACAATGGATGTGGTAGGACCGATAACTTGGTCAATGTCAGACTTAGTATAGACACGATGGTCAAAACCTTGTGGTATTTTGAGTTCCCCTTTGAGATCAGGGTCTTGGACAATTATAAGGTGGAAGCGGGAGAATAGCGGTCTCCATGcatttaggaatgatgtcagGTCAGATTGCAGAGCTGCTATAACGATGTCAACCTCACTGTCGTCGATGTGTTCTAAAGCCATCTCccagaaattgaaattgataattCAGACCAACAAATTATTTGCTAAAACCACCTCGTATTTGGCTCAAATGTCCTCAAATACGCCCAACCatacaccaaaaagaaaaaagaaagtctTAAAATTTCTCAGAACAACCTGTGAAAACATATTCAAAAATGTCAGAAACCAAATGGTTCAACTCAAACTTACTGAAAAAACAAGATgataaaaatttccaaatttacTAACTGGTAGGGAGAACAGGGGTGAGGATATGCTTGAT
It contains:
- the LOC102618019 gene encoding uncharacterized protein LOC102618019 isoform X2, giving the protein MEDTDPAEEWAIQEYSAEQQCGKLSWIVNKGLSVGKKVLVTGLVISSAPLVLPSLVVISVIGFACSVPSGLFLASYACTNKLMSKLLPGSTPPHFLLDYGTKYRDEEFENYDIGEQGYVELKGHIDMWKEQDEIDGGKALVSDEYEQGGFHINDANEIVEENEYQEGVGECEDEMEEAAFGIEVKFESIREEDGNPAPEGTQGQLPVDEVHAVVVEIAGDETSGIIVEEKEALAFTVTNIAIELCQNRDIEEEQELVRETRGLLEKIREEGMTANGDNEKQSVEKLSGVAGEGDRKVEEIGLPSENKNYYGTVRIEHAEGLLGKRDGDNILESGKSEVEKDGATNSGSASKNPKVEMHYFLEGGKANENITSNVQQDYQLNKEKEAVISTNADAREIADESGFDLYDDNKTDALQQKSSTDRGSVDGEHECNGIAKILSEKDLGFHEVMYNEGKIWEQIVGMQKIVGYKAAKQATCLEELKALYLFTGVEPPASFKDPCDLQEVNDKLRLLMSIIGVK
- the LOC102618881 gene encoding probable UDP-arabinopyranose mutase 5 isoform X2, yielding MRTPPSLLSLTIDKAVLNLSHISDLSILPDHILLDLFLRTLNAGKLTEKVLKLFIATGKDEVLFLIQALNIKHILTPVLPTKHIDDSEVDIVIAALQSDLTSFLNAWRPLFSRFHLIIVQDPDLKGELKIPQGFDHRVYTKSDIDQVIGPTTSIVFSGYSCRYFGYLVSRKKYIISVDDDCLPAKDNDGNLTNAVSQHLANLTTPATPFFFNTLYDPFREGADFVRGYPFSLRSGVDCALSCGLWLNLADYDAPTQALKPEHRNSHYVDAVMTVPAGTLMPISGINIAFNRALVGPALFPGLKLTGEGKLRWETIEDIWCGMCVKVICDHLSIGVKTGLPYVFRSDKGNPIESLKKEWEGVKKMEEIIPFFQSVRLPRTATTAEDCLLEMAKSVKDRLGGTDPLFARAAEAMVEWVKIWKAAGASHSTPGV
- the LOC102618019 gene encoding uncharacterized protein LOC102618019 isoform X1, which produces MMEDTDPAEEWAIQEYSAEQQCGKLSWIVNKGLSVGKKVLVTGLVISSAPLVLPSLVVISVIGFACSVPSGLFLASYACTNKLMSKLLPGSTPPHFLLDYGTKYRDEEFENYDIGEQGYVELKGHIDMWKEQDEIDGGKALVSDEYEQGGFHINDANEIVEENEYQEGVGECEDEMEEAAFGIEVKFESIREEDGNPAPEGTQGQLPVDEVHAVVVEIAGDETSGIIVEEKEALAFTVTNIAIELCQNRDIEEEQELVRETRGLLEKIREEGMTANGDNEKQSVEKLSGVAGEGDRKVEEIGLPSENKNYYGTVRIEHAEGLLGKRDGDNILESGKSEVEKDGATNSGSASKNPKVEMHYFLEGGKANENITSNVQQDYQLNKEKEAVISTNADAREIADESGFDLYDDNKTDALQQKSSTDRGSVDGEHECNGIAKILSEKDLGFHEVMYNEGKIWEQIVGMQKIVGYKAAKQATCLEELKALYLFTGVEPPASFKDPCDLQEVNDKLRLLMSIIGVK
- the LOC102618019 gene encoding uncharacterized protein LOC102618019 isoform X3 produces the protein MMEDTDPAEEWAIQEYSAEQQCGKLSWIVNKGLSVGKKVLVTGLVISSAPLVLPSLVVISVIGFACSVPSGLFLASYACTNKLMSKLLPGSTPPHFLLDYGTKYRDEEFENYDIGEQGYVELKGHIDMWKEQDEIDGGKALVSDEYEQGGFHINDANEIVEENEYQEGVGECEDEMEEAAFGIEVKFESIREEDGNPAPEGTQGQLPVDEVHAVVVEIAGDETSGIIVEEKEALAFTVTNIAIELCQNRDIEEEQELVRETRGLLEKIREEGMTANGDNEKQSVEKLSGVAGEGDRKVEEIGLPSENKNYYGTVRIEHAEGLLGKRDGDNILESGKSEVEKDGATNSGSASKNPKVEMHYFLEGGKANENITSNVQQDYQLNKEKEAVISTNADAREIADESGFDLYDDNKTDALQQKSSTDRGSVDGEHECNGIAKILSEKDLGFHEVRD
- the LOC102618881 gene encoding probable UDP-arabinopyranose mutase 5 isoform X1; protein product: MALEHIDDSEVDIVIAALQSDLTSFLNAWRPLFSRFHLIIVQDPDLKGELKIPQGFDHRVYTKSDIDQVIGPTTSIVFSGYSCRYFGYLVSRKKYIISVDDDCLPAKDNDGNLTNAVSQHLANLTTPATPFFFNTLYDPFREGADFVRGYPFSLRSGVDCALSCGLWLNLADYDAPTQALKPEHRNSHYVDAVMTVPAGTLMPISGINIAFNRALVGPALFPGLKLTGEGKLRWETIEDIWCGMCVKVICDHLSIGVKTGLPYVFRSDKGNPIESLKKEWEGVKKMEEIIPFFQSVRLPRTATTAEDCLLEMAKSVKDRLGGTDPLFARAAEAMVEWVKIWKAAGASHSTPGV